In Candidatus Nitronauta litoralis, one DNA window encodes the following:
- a CDS encoding lipase family protein translates to MNNFNPYNTRFCKTNALGMARAAELAYEDREIVKEKVTQWGFEKFEFFDSNETQAFIAGKEDMILVSFRGTEPKKVQDLFTDAQLFKAPGPGGRVHFGFLKAVEHVMEGVHWKIKEFKDFFIQRLGDDHSKLPPALWFTGHSLGAALATLAVAKLRIDKDHQEEPIHGLYTFGSPRVGNPDFADKFNSNFKDHSYRVVHNNDVVTRVPLRAHSYRHVGQFWYLDTDGELANDPGWWSLKLDRIKGRIEDLGKIGPDGLKDHSMKHYINKLEGLVEKK, encoded by the coding sequence ATGAATAACTTTAACCCATATAACACCCGGTTCTGCAAAACCAACGCACTGGGTATGGCCCGGGCGGCAGAATTAGCGTATGAAGACAGGGAAATTGTGAAGGAAAAAGTCACCCAATGGGGTTTTGAAAAGTTTGAATTTTTTGATAGCAATGAAACCCAGGCCTTTATTGCAGGCAAGGAGGATATGATACTGGTCTCATTTCGGGGAACAGAGCCAAAGAAGGTTCAGGATTTATTCACCGACGCCCAACTTTTCAAGGCACCTGGCCCAGGTGGAAGGGTTCATTTTGGTTTTTTAAAGGCGGTTGAGCACGTTATGGAAGGCGTTCATTGGAAAATTAAAGAGTTCAAGGACTTTTTTATCCAGCGGCTCGGGGACGACCATTCCAAACTTCCCCCCGCCCTCTGGTTCACAGGGCATAGCCTGGGTGCCGCCCTGGCCACACTGGCTGTTGCCAAACTTAGAATTGACAAGGATCACCAGGAAGAACCCATTCACGGGCTATATACATTTGGCTCCCCTCGAGTGGGCAATCCCGACTTTGCAGACAAATTCAATTCCAATTTTAAAGACCATTCTTACCGGGTGGTGCACAACAATGATGTGGTTACCCGTGTGCCCCTGCGTGCGCACTCCTACCGTCATGTCGGTCAGTTCTGGTACCTGGACACAGACGGTGAACTTGCAAACGATCCCGGTTGGTGGTCTTTAAAGCTGGATCGGATAAAAGGGCGGATAGAGGATTTGGGTAAGATCGGTCCGGATGGATTAAAAGACCACAGCATGAAACATTACATTAATAAGCTGGAAGGACTCGTAGAAAAAAAATAG
- a CDS encoding response regulator, with protein sequence METTETKILIVEDETLVSLHLKRSLENLGYKVSDTVGSGEKALNHLSEDTPDLILMDIMLDGKLDGISTSEKIKNKHKVPIIYLSAYSDNKTLGRAKLTEPSGYLTKPFKDQDLKTTIELALHNFKSEDKKDKDYGWILKILNSANCPLLACDPEGVIQIATKSIENLFEVSPEKFLGSPLESIIEISNPLGNDVNLDVQQNLRKRNMLYFGWMNIKAFGKEVNGASVILQPLINEDKELIGGALVLKKKEEEKMEIVEQNQLNNNLCELINQIVKPALDIEMCPWCKKIYDPNQKKWVNIEIFIRQKTIDDTSHCICPGCATSLGLDLKKIKKDNLN encoded by the coding sequence ATGGAAACTACTGAAACCAAAATCCTGATAGTTGAGGATGAAACACTTGTCTCCCTGCATCTAAAAAGGTCTTTGGAAAACCTCGGCTACAAAGTCAGTGATACGGTGGGGTCTGGAGAAAAGGCCCTAAACCACTTATCCGAGGATACCCCTGACCTCATATTAATGGATATTATGCTTGATGGGAAACTGGATGGAATCTCCACTTCAGAAAAAATAAAAAACAAGCATAAGGTCCCGATTATTTATTTAAGTGCCTACTCAGACAATAAAACTCTGGGAAGAGCAAAATTGACCGAACCGAGCGGATACCTCACAAAACCCTTCAAGGATCAGGATTTAAAAACCACAATTGAATTAGCGTTGCACAATTTCAAAAGTGAGGACAAAAAAGACAAGGATTACGGTTGGATATTAAAAATTCTTAATAGCGCAAACTGCCCCCTTCTGGCTTGTGATCCGGAAGGGGTAATTCAGATCGCTACCAAATCTATTGAAAACCTTTTTGAGGTCTCACCGGAAAAGTTCCTGGGTTCGCCTCTGGAAAGCATAATTGAGATATCCAACCCATTAGGAAATGACGTCAATTTAGATGTCCAGCAAAATCTAAGAAAAAGAAACATGTTGTATTTTGGTTGGATGAATATTAAGGCTTTTGGAAAGGAGGTAAATGGGGCTTCAGTGATTTTACAGCCTCTGATAAATGAAGACAAAGAACTGATCGGAGGTGCCCTGGTATTAAAAAAGAAGGAAGAAGAAAAAATGGAAATCGTTGAGCAAAATCAGCTCAACAACAATCTTTGCGAATTAATCAACCAAATTGTAAAACCCGCCTTAGACATTGAAATGTGCCCGTGGTGCAAAAAAATATATGACCCCAACCAGAAGAAATGGGTGAATATAGAAATCTTTATCCGCCAAAAGACAATTGATGATACATCCCATTGCATTTGCCCGGGGTGCGCGACATCTTTAGGTCTGGATTTGAAAAAAATAAAGAAGGACAATCTAAACTAG
- the neuC gene encoding UDP-N-acetylglucosamine 2-epimerase (hydrolyzing) codes for MRKILYVSGTRADFGLLSSTLKLAHQDPGLEISVCVTGMHLAPGYGNTVNEIEESGLRICDRIPVLLEDTSGASMARALADELAGMIPVFEKERPDLVLLLGDRGEMLAGALAAIHLNLPVVHIHGGERSGTVDEPVRHAISKLAHYHFAATENSQKRLIQMGEAEENIFITGAPGLDGLKSLAQKSREQLCSELNFDSNVPLALVLFHPVLAEEAAAGDQITCLMDTLQMCKTQSVALMPNSDAGGNRIRSALEKYRGKEGVNLQVHLPRIDFVSLMKNADIMVGNSSSGIIEAATFGTPVVNVGQRQQHRERNANVIDVPVEPTAIANAVRQAFTRGRFPEKNIYGNGDAGTRIVDLLKTLPITPELLNKTNAY; via the coding sequence ATGAGAAAAATATTGTATGTTTCCGGCACACGAGCTGATTTCGGTTTGCTTTCGTCCACCTTAAAGCTGGCTCACCAGGATCCCGGTTTGGAGATATCTGTGTGTGTCACGGGCATGCATCTCGCCCCGGGTTACGGGAACACTGTGAATGAAATTGAAGAATCGGGCCTAAGGATTTGTGATCGCATTCCTGTTTTACTTGAAGACACCTCAGGGGCTTCCATGGCGCGGGCTCTGGCGGATGAACTGGCGGGTATGATTCCGGTATTTGAAAAGGAACGTCCTGACCTGGTGCTATTGCTGGGGGATCGCGGAGAGATGCTTGCAGGAGCGTTGGCTGCGATTCATCTCAATCTCCCTGTGGTTCATATACATGGTGGCGAAAGGTCAGGTACAGTCGATGAACCGGTTCGCCATGCGATTTCCAAACTGGCTCACTATCATTTTGCCGCCACGGAAAATTCCCAAAAACGACTGATTCAAATGGGAGAGGCGGAGGAAAATATTTTTATCACGGGTGCGCCCGGGTTGGATGGGTTGAAGTCGCTGGCTCAAAAGTCGCGGGAACAACTATGCTCAGAACTGAATTTTGATTCTAATGTCCCGCTCGCGCTTGTTCTGTTTCATCCTGTTTTGGCGGAAGAGGCGGCAGCAGGTGATCAGATAACCTGTCTGATGGATACTCTCCAGATGTGCAAGACTCAGAGCGTGGCCTTAATGCCAAATTCCGATGCAGGAGGAAATCGTATCCGAAGCGCTCTGGAGAAATATCGCGGGAAAGAGGGAGTGAATTTGCAGGTTCATTTGCCCCGAATCGACTTTGTGTCCCTCATGAAAAATGCCGACATCATGGTAGGGAACTCGAGTAGCGGCATTATTGAGGCTGCAACGTTTGGTACCCCGGTGGTCAATGTGGGGCAGCGCCAGCAGCACCGTGAACGCAATGCCAATGTTATAGATGTGCCGGTAGAGCCAACAGCAATTGCGAATGCGGTGAGGCAGGCTTTTACCAGGGGACGTTTTCCAGAAAAAAATATTTATGGAAATGGGGATGCGGGTACAAGGATAGTCGATCTGCTTAAAACCCTGCCCATAACACCGGAACTATTGAACAAAACAAATGCTTACTAG
- a CDS encoding SagB/ThcOx family dehydrogenase: MNSNDQNLDQDIFSTDIFSISELFHENTKLHLDTGFLLAPKSDFTRSELRNMAKGYKKYPYAKIISLPGKETWPNGINDFDQVIKERRSVRTFGEKPVSLPELSKILFQTFGISGEIPIPGGGAQYLRTSPSGGALYPAEIYLAIRNVEGLEKGLYHYQVSSHSLEVLELLDPTEKLNEALCGQEYCEQASIVFLISGFIARTKYKYGERGYRYVLLDIGHLGQNLYLSCAALNFGIMTTCGFFDDLVNKFLKIDGTSEAMMYAAFVGKQ, encoded by the coding sequence ATGAACTCCAATGATCAAAACCTAGACCAGGATATATTTAGTACAGATATTTTTTCCATATCAGAATTGTTTCATGAAAACACTAAACTCCACCTGGATACGGGTTTTCTTCTTGCTCCCAAATCAGATTTTACCCGGTCCGAATTACGGAACATGGCAAAGGGCTATAAAAAATACCCTTACGCAAAAATAATAAGTCTGCCGGGCAAGGAAACCTGGCCCAACGGAATTAATGACTTTGACCAGGTAATAAAAGAAAGAAGATCGGTGAGGACTTTTGGTGAAAAGCCCGTTTCCTTGCCTGAATTATCTAAAATACTATTCCAAACCTTTGGGATTTCGGGAGAAATTCCCATTCCCGGCGGTGGTGCTCAGTATTTAAGAACTTCTCCCTCTGGAGGAGCGCTCTATCCTGCCGAAATTTACCTCGCTATTCGAAATGTGGAAGGTCTGGAAAAGGGATTGTATCATTACCAGGTTTCAAGCCATTCTTTAGAGGTTCTTGAATTATTAGATCCGACGGAAAAACTGAATGAGGCTTTATGCGGACAAGAGTATTGTGAGCAAGCATCCATTGTTTTTCTTATATCCGGATTTATAGCCCGTACCAAGTACAAATATGGAGAAAGAGGATACCGTTACGTCTTGCTGGATATAGGCCACCTGGGTCAAAATCTTTATTTATCATGTGCGGCCCTTAACTTTGGAATCATGACGACCTGTGGATTTTTTGATGACCTGGTGAATAAATTTCTTAAAATCGATGGTACCTCCGAAGCCATGATGTACGCCGCTTTTGTTGGTAAACAATAG
- a CDS encoding YfiR family protein produces MILNKTLLIILIFFIADLWVFTRYSLGNETQRREYIIKASFILKFPAFINWPIESSPMNLCVPSDDPYRNIWKALEKNTANLVPFNFYDLKNYSNYGKCHILFISGQKGQIIERVVSMVRGKPVLVIGDTSGNLEKGVGINFLIAENRVRFEINRKSLRAKNLKVSSELLGLAYRVLE; encoded by the coding sequence GTGATATTAAACAAAACGTTACTCATTATTTTAATATTTTTTATTGCGGACCTTTGGGTTTTCACCCGGTACAGCTTGGGAAATGAAACCCAAAGGAGAGAATATATTATTAAGGCCAGTTTTATTCTAAAATTTCCTGCCTTCATCAATTGGCCAATTGAAAGCAGCCCGATGAATCTTTGTGTCCCATCAGATGACCCTTATAGAAATATCTGGAAGGCCCTTGAAAAAAATACCGCTAATCTGGTTCCATTTAATTTTTATGACTTAAAAAACTACTCAAACTATGGGAAATGTCATATTTTATTTATATCGGGCCAAAAGGGACAGATAATTGAAAGAGTGGTTTCAATGGTAAGAGGAAAACCTGTACTGGTTATCGGGGACACCTCTGGCAACCTTGAAAAAGGCGTCGGGATTAACTTTCTCATTGCAGAAAATCGCGTTCGATTTGAAATAAACCGCAAATCTTTAAGAGCCAAAAACCTCAAAGTTTCTTCAGAATTGTTAGGTTTGGCCTACAGGGTTCTGGAATAA
- a CDS encoding TonB-dependent receptor, with product MDVVVTSVSKKPQKIDETASAVFVVTQEDIRRSGAVNIMEALRIVPGVQVSKINQNRYAISIRGFNRRLGSDKLLVLMDGRTLYSPSAAGVFWLGQDTLLEDIDRIEVIRGPGASLWGSNAVAGVINIKTKSSHDTKGALVSGGIGNEERGFSSLRYGGSISEGLDFRVYGKYRSRDGGENLNGTDGIDDKEIAQGGFRADWEVDDDTDLTFQGDIYNADAGLDFLSRFVSLQQGSIPFQGITTQKGGNFLSRFSKTFTDESKLKAQVYYDRLERESSVPFDNVVDQFDFEFQHDFKFQDRHRVSWGANYRLSNFNFTSTNIVDFPNNLTHLYGFFVHDEISLISDFWNIIVGSKFEHNQFSGWEIQPNIRTNIRFTEQHSVWAAVSRAVRIPTISEEAAMINRALVPPGGGLPLPLLLREENQGNLNAESLLAYEAGYRFKLNSKFYFDISGFYFDYDDIIEFTQLPPSFRFMPFPSHLQITAKNENSLEGKAYGVELASQWQILPQLKLAGSYSYLDVDLKPTKFNTFIPQDFSSEGDLDAEGDPNHVLSARAYINLLKNLDFDILYYFTSNNSIRRIPSYHRLDLRLGWRPIKELELSLVGQNIADEKHFELNELLERATQTERSYYFKATVNF from the coding sequence ATGGACGTCGTGGTCACCTCGGTAAGCAAAAAACCGCAAAAAATTGATGAAACTGCCTCTGCCGTATTTGTAGTCACTCAGGAAGACATAAGGAGAAGTGGTGCAGTCAATATAATGGAAGCCCTGAGAATTGTTCCTGGTGTTCAAGTCTCAAAGATCAATCAAAATCGTTATGCAATTTCCATCAGGGGCTTCAATAGGCGTTTAGGCTCAGACAAACTTCTGGTTCTTATGGACGGAAGGACATTGTACAGCCCATCTGCTGCGGGAGTTTTCTGGCTGGGGCAAGACACTCTTTTAGAGGACATTGATCGTATTGAGGTAATTCGAGGTCCGGGTGCTTCTTTATGGGGTTCCAACGCTGTTGCCGGTGTAATTAATATAAAAACCAAATCTTCTCATGACACTAAGGGAGCTCTCGTGTCAGGCGGGATAGGGAATGAGGAGAGAGGTTTTTCTTCTCTTAGATACGGGGGTTCCATTAGTGAAGGATTGGATTTCAGGGTCTACGGAAAATACCGATCACGCGATGGGGGGGAAAACCTAAATGGCACAGACGGTATTGATGATAAAGAAATAGCCCAGGGGGGATTTCGCGCAGATTGGGAAGTTGATGATGATACTGATCTCACCTTCCAGGGGGATATTTACAACGCAGATGCAGGACTGGATTTTTTAAGCCGTTTTGTTTCTCTTCAACAAGGCTCCATCCCTTTTCAAGGAATCACCACGCAAAAAGGGGGAAATTTCTTATCCAGATTCAGTAAAACCTTTACAGATGAATCAAAGTTAAAAGCTCAAGTTTATTATGATCGGCTTGAAAGGGAATCCTCGGTTCCATTCGATAATGTAGTCGATCAGTTTGATTTTGAATTCCAGCATGACTTTAAATTCCAGGATAGACACCGGGTTTCCTGGGGAGCAAACTATCGCCTTTCAAATTTCAATTTCACCAGCACCAATATTGTGGACTTTCCCAATAACCTGACACACCTCTATGGTTTTTTTGTCCACGATGAAATATCACTGATTTCGGATTTTTGGAACATTATTGTCGGCTCTAAGTTTGAGCACAATCAGTTTTCAGGCTGGGAAATTCAACCCAATATAAGGACAAACATACGATTCACCGAACAACATTCTGTATGGGCGGCAGTGTCGAGAGCCGTTCGTATTCCAACCATCTCGGAAGAGGCGGCCATGATTAACCGAGCCTTAGTTCCTCCAGGAGGAGGATTGCCCCTGCCTCTGTTGCTCAGGGAAGAAAACCAGGGAAACCTGAACGCAGAAAGTTTACTGGCCTATGAAGCCGGTTACAGGTTTAAATTGAATTCCAAATTCTACTTTGACATTTCAGGTTTTTATTTTGACTACGACGATATTATTGAGTTCACTCAGTTGCCTCCATCATTCCGGTTTATGCCCTTCCCTTCCCACTTGCAAATTACTGCAAAAAATGAAAATTCCCTCGAGGGAAAAGCCTACGGTGTTGAATTAGCCAGCCAATGGCAGATCTTGCCTCAATTAAAACTTGCCGGAAGTTATTCTTATCTTGATGTAGATTTGAAACCTACCAAATTCAACACGTTTATTCCTCAGGACTTTAGTAGTGAAGGCGATTTGGATGCCGAGGGCGACCCCAACCACGTATTGTCTGCAAGGGCCTACATCAACCTGCTTAAAAACCTTGATTTTGATATTTTATATTATTTCACTTCCAACAATTCGATAAGGAGAATTCCTTCCTATCACAGGCTCGACCTGAGGTTAGGCTGGAGGCCAATAAAAGAACTGGAACTCTCATTGGTGGGGCAGAACATTGCTGATGAAAAACATTTTGAATTAAACGAACTTTTGGAAAGAGCTACTCAAACAGAAAGAAGTTATTACTTTAAAGCGACAGTAAATTTTTAA
- a CDS encoding O-antigen ligase family protein: MVPNKKSEIAPDQKAFPEILDRMQWGCLILFSVGCFVSISLAQISALAGFLTWLMQLRITRFWERIQIPVLLPIALFAGASICSTIFSVDWQVSIKTLKKLFEILIFFWAINALRTIGSAPSFINRLFFFNNTKENPLSSNGENLVRLFTLWGVLAALYSFYEASLHGIQLPHRVVGTFDNPISWGVILMMLSLLAFANLIYSSRKSRVLSGLLFSILVSCLIITLAREAWLGFTISISGMLFFRKPLLAVIAPLTFILILVLLPHSIQERLLAMTDFSQQTLKLRIQMWQGGWEIFKDYPVIGCGYNCSSFVANDYRGYEKFLQTWAGGFHNNFVQIAVELGSVGLLTWISIWVVFFWLSILRLQALNEDHPDRWLIHGSIWAIAAFLIACIFESHFYDTEVAMILFMIMALPFSITSDSKGVDEKNTLGYLL, encoded by the coding sequence ATGGTTCCCAACAAAAAATCAGAAATAGCCCCCGACCAAAAAGCTTTTCCTGAAATCCTTGACCGCATGCAGTGGGGATGCCTGATTCTATTTTCCGTCGGTTGTTTTGTATCAATTTCCCTGGCTCAAATCAGTGCACTCGCAGGATTCCTGACCTGGTTGATGCAATTGAGAATCACCCGTTTTTGGGAACGCATTCAAATCCCGGTTTTACTGCCCATTGCCTTGTTTGCAGGGGCTTCCATCTGCTCGACCATTTTTTCAGTCGATTGGCAAGTCAGTATAAAAACTCTAAAAAAACTTTTTGAAATCCTTATATTTTTCTGGGCTATAAATGCATTACGGACAATAGGCTCCGCCCCTTCATTCATAAATCGCCTCTTTTTTTTCAACAACACAAAGGAAAACCCGCTCTCCTCAAACGGGGAAAATCTGGTGCGTCTGTTTACCTTGTGGGGCGTGTTGGCAGCACTCTACAGTTTTTACGAGGCTTCTTTGCATGGCATTCAACTGCCCCATCGCGTGGTGGGAACTTTTGACAATCCCATTTCGTGGGGAGTGATCTTGATGATGCTTTCCCTGCTGGCCTTTGCCAACCTGATCTACTCCTCCAGGAAAAGCCGGGTGTTATCAGGACTACTTTTTTCAATCCTGGTGTCCTGCCTCATTATTACTCTTGCACGGGAAGCCTGGCTGGGGTTCACCATTTCTATTTCAGGCATGCTGTTTTTCAGAAAACCTCTATTGGCGGTGATAGCTCCTCTGACCTTCATTCTTATCCTGGTTCTTTTACCTCATTCGATCCAGGAACGGTTATTGGCAATGACCGACTTCTCACAACAAACCCTCAAACTTCGGATCCAAATGTGGCAAGGGGGCTGGGAAATTTTCAAGGATTATCCGGTTATTGGATGTGGATACAATTGCTCCTCATTCGTTGCCAATGATTACCGTGGCTATGAAAAGTTTTTACAAACCTGGGCGGGAGGGTTCCACAATAACTTCGTGCAAATTGCAGTGGAGTTGGGTTCCGTTGGGTTATTAACATGGATAAGCATCTGGGTTGTGTTTTTCTGGCTATCCATATTGAGGTTGCAGGCCCTCAACGAGGATCACCCTGATAGATGGCTGATCCATGGAAGTATCTGGGCCATTGCAGCTTTTTTGATTGCCTGTATCTTTGAATCCCATTTTTATGATACGGAAGTGGCCATGATTCTGTTTATGATAATGGCCCTTCCCTTTTCAATTACTTCAGATTCCAAGGGTGTTGATGAGAAAAATACCTTGGGTTACCTGCTGTGA
- a CDS encoding helix-turn-helix transcriptional regulator — translation MDNSKNKKLLLGQRLKLWRKEHSLKGNKLAKDIGISPGSLSEIENGNCLPSAETLSKLHEFTNLDVLWLLTGKGDMNKGQAEIIRTGEYENLDQAQFGIDPKILHDEKLKGLVEKLVKIYTSASPVQKANILGYLSGVDHQN, via the coding sequence ATGGATAACTCAAAAAATAAAAAGTTGCTGTTAGGGCAGCGATTAAAGCTTTGGCGAAAAGAGCATTCCTTAAAAGGTAACAAACTAGCCAAAGATATTGGGATCTCTCCCGGCAGCTTGTCTGAAATTGAGAATGGTAATTGCCTGCCTTCAGCAGAAACTCTGTCCAAGTTGCATGAATTCACTAATTTGGATGTTCTTTGGTTGCTGACTGGAAAAGGGGATATGAATAAAGGGCAGGCGGAAATTATCCGGACTGGGGAATATGAAAACCTGGACCAGGCTCAATTTGGAATTGATCCTAAAATTTTACATGATGAAAAGCTTAAAGGGTTGGTTGAGAAACTGGTAAAAATATACACCAGTGCTTCGCCAGTCCAAAAAGCCAATATATTGGGTTATCTTTCCGGGGTGGACCACCAGAACTAG
- a CDS encoding response regulator: MNKTFNLLLIEDDQVDRMSFQRYLKKTTLLYKVDEYALGKPCIESFEEGKYDIVFLDYNLPDINGMDVLDQLLKIDPYCSVVLMTGEGDELLAAKAIKSGAADYLPKKSLSEVVLKQCLENIEMRKAMKLAEQSNKAKTEFLSRMSHELRTPMNAILGFSQVLIHNPAQNLSDDQKESVEEILKAGKHLLSLIDEVLELSEIESREITLSLESIEVKLVLEEVLKLLKPLADQLGIQIQNDISGDKDFWVVGDRVRLKQVLMNLISNGIKYNREYGRVKIYGKNNFPNSVKIFVEDSGMGLSREMQSRIFTPFDRLGKENSEISGTGIGLTICKDLMDLMRGSIEVRSKEGEGTCMIIELPMGREEDSYGGGSLSDIGMDSDELSGYKKTGSHSLLYVEDNPANLRLMESKFSTREDISLLKASDAKTGIQLAQTHQPDLILMDINLPGIDGVHALKELKKMEETKNIPVIAISANAMTKDIDRALSEGFIHYLVKPIDMEQLLRVVKQELGS; this comes from the coding sequence ATGAATAAAACCTTTAATTTATTGCTTATAGAGGACGATCAGGTAGATCGTATGTCATTCCAGCGTTATTTGAAAAAAACCACTTTATTGTACAAAGTGGATGAATATGCCCTCGGAAAACCTTGTATAGAAAGCTTTGAGGAGGGTAAATACGATATTGTATTCCTGGATTACAACCTCCCTGATATTAATGGTATGGATGTTCTGGATCAGTTGTTAAAAATTGATCCCTATTGTTCAGTTGTTTTGATGACGGGTGAAGGGGATGAACTCCTGGCGGCAAAGGCTATTAAAAGTGGGGCGGCTGATTATTTACCAAAAAAATCCCTGTCTGAAGTTGTTTTAAAGCAGTGCCTTGAAAATATTGAAATGCGCAAAGCCATGAAACTGGCGGAGCAGAGTAACAAGGCCAAAACCGAATTTCTTTCCCGCATGAGCCATGAGTTGCGAACCCCTATGAATGCAATATTGGGTTTTTCCCAGGTGTTGATTCACAATCCGGCCCAAAACTTAAGCGATGATCAGAAGGAAAGCGTTGAAGAAATACTTAAAGCGGGTAAACATTTATTATCACTCATTGATGAAGTTTTAGAGCTATCTGAAATTGAATCTAGAGAAATTACTCTTTCCCTTGAATCCATTGAAGTCAAATTGGTTTTGGAAGAAGTGTTAAAGCTTCTTAAGCCATTAGCGGATCAATTGGGAATACAAATCCAAAATGATATATCTGGAGATAAGGATTTTTGGGTGGTTGGGGATAGAGTTCGACTTAAACAGGTTTTAATGAACTTGATTTCCAACGGGATCAAATATAACCGTGAATATGGAAGAGTAAAAATTTATGGTAAAAATAACTTTCCAAATTCAGTGAAAATATTTGTTGAGGACAGTGGAATGGGGTTGTCCAGAGAAATGCAATCAAGGATATTTACACCCTTTGACCGTCTTGGGAAAGAAAATTCTGAAATTTCAGGAACAGGTATCGGGTTGACAATTTGCAAGGATCTGATGGATCTCATGAGGGGAAGCATTGAGGTTAGGAGTAAAGAGGGAGAAGGGACATGTATGATTATTGAGTTGCCAATGGGAAGAGAGGAAGACAGCTATGGAGGCGGGAGTTTGAGCGATATTGGCATGGATAGCGATGAGTTATCCGGATATAAAAAGACAGGAAGCCATAGTCTTTTGTATGTGGAAGATAATCCCGCCAATTTGAGGCTAATGGAATCAAAATTTTCAACTCGAGAGGATATTTCCTTGTTAAAAGCCTCGGATGCAAAAACGGGTATTCAATTAGCTCAAACCCACCAGCCCGACCTGATTTTAATGGACATCAACTTGCCTGGCATAGATGGAGTGCATGCTTTAAAGGAATTGAAAAAAATGGAGGAAACCAAAAATATTCCGGTTATTGCTATTAGTGCAAACGCCATGACAAAAGATATTGACCGTGCTCTTTCTGAAGGGTTTATTCACTATTTGGTCAAACCAATTGATATGGAACAATTATTGAGGGTTGTAAAACAGGAACTTGGAAGTTGA
- a CDS encoding HAMP domain-containing protein: MASIIGHSSRAALFFEDKEAAEKILSSLKEEKQIHYAALYNSAGEIFQEFGSLDSEKFKIKQNDNYSIFGPGFFNFDTPVSLKGKVIGRLVLYGELNEYQNIVKNYLIFVAITFWGIVGLVVFFAIKTHKIISTPILSLASTAREISQNPDFSLRVKSKTRGEIGTLFSAFNSMLSELEKRDEELLDYKNHLEDMVKERTENLQKTNELLVNEIEEKKVIQNKLGHSLNEKEILLKEVQHRAKNNMQILSSLIWLQTQEMEDRCCAEKFEEFGNRVRSMALVHEKVIESSNLKEIDMRDYLNEFSNELGNALFKNSKEVGLEVKCGRFHLDMDRTLACGLIVNELVSNAYKHGFPGKTKGEIEICGYCENEKTVILSVTDNGIGFPEGFDIENVSSLGLDIVKSLTKEKLGGNVSLSNKGKTQISIEFNKDSTNHGNY; encoded by the coding sequence ATGGCATCCATTATCGGTCATTCAAGCCGAGCCGCTTTGTTTTTCGAAGACAAAGAAGCCGCTGAAAAAATTCTTTCTTCATTAAAAGAAGAAAAACAAATTCATTATGCGGCTTTATATAACTCCGCCGGAGAAATCTTCCAGGAGTTTGGGAGTCTTGATTCTGAAAAATTCAAAATCAAACAAAATGATAATTATTCAATTTTTGGTCCGGGTTTTTTCAATTTCGATACTCCAGTTTCATTGAAGGGAAAAGTGATCGGACGTCTTGTCTTATACGGAGAGTTAAATGAATACCAGAATATTGTTAAGAATTATCTGATTTTTGTGGCTATTACTTTTTGGGGAATCGTTGGTTTGGTTGTGTTTTTTGCCATAAAGACTCACAAGATAATATCCACTCCAATTTTATCCCTGGCGAGCACAGCCAGAGAAATTTCCCAAAATCCTGATTTTTCCTTAAGAGTGAAATCAAAGACCCGGGGAGAGATTGGAACCTTATTTTCTGCATTTAATTCAATGCTATCAGAGCTGGAGAAAAGGGATGAGGAGTTGCTGGATTATAAAAACCATTTAGAAGATATGGTTAAAGAAAGAACCGAAAACCTGCAAAAAACGAATGAATTGCTGGTTAATGAAATTGAGGAAAAAAAAGTAATCCAGAACAAGCTTGGGCATTCTCTGAATGAAAAGGAAATATTACTTAAAGAGGTTCAACATCGCGCAAAAAATAATATGCAGATTTTGTCCAGTTTAATTTGGCTCCAAACCCAGGAAATGGAAGACAGGTGTTGTGCTGAAAAGTTTGAAGAGTTTGGAAACCGTGTACGCTCCATGGCTCTGGTACACGAAAAGGTTATCGAATCTTCCAACCTAAAAGAAATCGACATGAGAGATTATTTGAACGAATTTTCCAATGAATTGGGAAATGCTTTATTTAAAAACAGTAAAGAGGTTGGTTTGGAGGTTAAATGCGGCAGATTTCATCTCGATATGGACAGGACTCTGGCATGCGGATTAATTGTGAACGAGCTTGTTTCCAATGCCTACAAGCATGGCTTCCCGGGAAAAACAAAGGGAGAAATCGAAATTTGCGGCTATTGTGAAAACGAAAAAACAGTGATATTAAGCGTTACCGATAATGGCATCGGGTTTCCCGAAGGATTTGACATCGAAAATGTTTCTTCTTTAGGATTAGATATTGTAAAGTCTTTAACTAAAGAGAAGTTAGGTGGAAACGTTTCCTTGAGCAATAAAGGCAAAACCCAAATTTCAATCGAATTTAATAAGGATTCTACCAACCATGGAAACTACTGA